The genomic interval TCGAGGGCAACGGAAACCGGCGGCCTGTCCTGCCGGCCCAGGCGCGCGAAGCCCAGCAGGTCCTGGATCAGGCTGCGCATCCGTCCCACCGCCTCCTGCATGAACTCCAGGTACTGGTCGGCGCGGGGGTCCAGCTGCCCCCGGTAACGCCGGACGAGCAGGTCCGCGTAGCTGCCCACGGTGCGCAGCGGCTCCTGCAGGTCGTGACTGGCCACGTACGCGAACTGCTCCAGGTCCTGGTTGCTGCGCTCCAGGTTGGCGATCATGCCCTGCAGCTGCTGCTGCGCCCGGAGACGCTCGGTGATGTCCTGCAGCATCACCACGGCGCCACTTACCTCTCCCTTGTCGTTCAGGGTGGGGGTCACCACGTACGCCACGGGAACGGCGTGACCCTGCGCGTGCCACATCACGTCGCTCTCCACGCGGCGGGTCTGGCCGTCGCGCAGCGTCTGGTGAATGGGGCAGTCGCGCAGCGCGTAGGCCCGGCCGTCGGCGTGGTGGTGATGTACCAGATCGTGCTGGCTGTACCCGATCATGCGTTCCACGCTGTACCCCAGCATGCGGGCTGCGGCCGGGTTGGCGAAGGTGGTCACGCCACCTGGGTCCAGTCCGAAGATGCCTTCGCCCGCGGCCGTGAGCAGCAGCGTACTGAAACGCGTCACCTGCGCGAGTTCCTGCGTGCGCGCCTGCACGCGTGCTTCAAGCTCGGTGTTCAGGGCGCGCAGGGCCTGCTCGGCCTCGCGGACGGCGCTGAGGTCGGTGTGCGTGCCGATCCATTCAGCCAGCTGACCGTGTTCGTCGAGAACCGGCACGGCGGAGGCCCGCATGGGCACAAAGGTGCCGTCGGCGCGGCGCAGGCGGTGTTCGGTGGTGTACAGGGTGCGGGCGTGCAGGGCGCGCTGCCAGGCCGCGACCGTGGCGGGCTGGTCGTCAGGGTGCACAGCATCCAGCCATCCGGACTGCCGGTACTCGTCTGGCCCCTGGCCGGTGAAGGCTTCCCACTGCGGCTGGGGCGGGCGGAGTTCACCGTTGGCCTGGGCACTCCAGACGATCTGGCTGGTGGCTTCCACCAGGGAGCGGAAACGCCGCTCACTGACGCGCATCTGCCCTTCAAGTGCCTGCCGTTCAGTGACGTCTGCGACTACAGTGGTCACCTGTTTGGGGCGCGCCATGCCGGGCGCGCGGCGCGGCACGGCCGTCACCTGCAGCCAGCGCCATGAGTCGCTCGGCAGGTGGTAGATGCGCATGGGTACGTCGCGCACGGTCTGTCCGGTCTGCAGGGCCCTCGAGGAGGGGTAGGTGTCGTGGGTGAACGGCGTACCATCCGGATGAGTGGCACGCCAGCGGGCGTCTATGGAGCTTTGCCCGCTGAGCTGTTCGTCCGTGAGGCCCAGGATGGCAGGTGCCGCAGCGTTCATGTGCAGGAGGCGGCCGTCCGGGTCCTGCACAGTCAGGCCCAGGCCCAGGTTATCCATGAG from Deinococcus taeanensis carries:
- a CDS encoding PAS domain-containing sensor histidine kinase, encoding MTQPPAAFTGVDAQLLLETLPDPVAFMTADGQVTLNRAAQERVHQRSPAGEWQGLFDPGSVGAIQQAVQAALAGEVRQVTVKMQDTVAPGLLTAAPSGSGVLLHLHMARDPLEVALELMDNLGLGLTVQDPDGRLLHMNAAAPAILGLTDEQLSGQSSIDARWRATHPDGTPFTHDTYPSSRALQTGQTVRDVPMRIYHLPSDSWRWLQVTAVPRRAPGMARPKQVTTVVADVTERQALEGQMRVSERRFRSLVEATSQIVWSAQANGELRPPQPQWEAFTGQGPDEYRQSGWLDAVHPDDQPATVAAWQRALHARTLYTTEHRLRRADGTFVPMRASAVPVLDEHGQLAEWIGTHTDLSAVREAEQALRALNTELEARVQARTQELAQVTRFSTLLLTAAGEGIFGLDPGGVTTFANPAAARMLGYSVERMIGYSQHDLVHHHHADGRAYALRDCPIHQTLRDGQTRRVESDVMWHAQGHAVPVAYVVTPTLNDKGEVSGAVVMLQDITERLRAQQQLQGMIANLERSNQDLEQFAYVASHDLQEPLRTVGSYADLLVRRYRGQLDPRADQYLEFMQEAVGRMRSLIQDLLGFARLGRQDRPPVSVALDDTLRAAAQNVLGVLPAGGSPLSWDTPHRVIGQASLLTQLLTNLISNGLKFHRPGEAARVTVRSRREGRMVHVTVQDNGVGIAPEYHARVFEIFQRLHHRESYAGNGMGLAICRKIVEHHGGRIWIDSVPDQGSTFHLTLPADPTHDPDH